In the genome of Mycolicibacterium aromaticivorans JS19b1 = JCM 16368, one region contains:
- a CDS encoding aromatic-ring-hydroxylating dioxygenase subunit beta — protein MHLSDNYTSLKMRIQRHRTSSDWAEDPPSRIRHYITNVRVRSGEDGDEYRVTSNALLVRTRADEPKVETVAAERRDIIRRDETGLKLVQREILLDHTTLPTHNLSFWI, from the coding sequence ATGCACCTGAGTGATAACTACACGAGTCTGAAGATGCGTATTCAGCGGCACCGAACGTCGTCGGATTGGGCTGAGGATCCTCCGTCGCGGATCCGGCACTACATCACCAATGTCAGGGTCAGGTCTGGTGAGGACGGCGATGAGTACCGTGTGACGTCGAATGCGTTGCTGGTGCGCACGCGCGCAGACGAGCCTAAGGTGGAGACAGTCGCTGCCGAGCGCCGAGACATTATTCGTCGCGACGAGACGGGTTTGAAACTGGTCCAGCGCGAGATCCTGCTGGATCACACCACGTTGCCCACGCACAACCTGTCATTCTGGATCTAA